One genomic region from Uloborus diversus isolate 005 chromosome 2, Udiv.v.3.1, whole genome shotgun sequence encodes:
- the LOC129217385 gene encoding ubiquitin domain-containing protein 2-like gives MGGCFGTQQSRPSSGIESLDGTSLHQTITIGKNQPLKHEKPKWKSDVPLNESQLHRKRDEFWDTAPAFEGRKEIWDALKAAAYAAETNDYALAQAIIDGANISLPTGTLMDCYDELGNRYQLPVYCLSVPANLVEDSNESESPAAESEPWSEGGEEIAVKFRLSTSGKDTKLVIRTGESVLMSKKRLQLVEGVDPSRQRWYFGGRLLHDKMKIEEAKLQNGFVVQVVVAQLSTPVGDH, from the coding sequence ATGGGAGGTTGTTTTGGCACTCAGCAAAGCAGACCTTCTTCTGGTATTGAATCACTGGATGGCACTAGTTTACACCAAACTATTACAATTGGTAAAAATCAACCTTTAAAACATGAAAAGCCTAAATGGAAAAGTGACGTGCCTTTGAATGAAAGTCAGTTGCACAGAAAGCGGGATGAGTTTTGGGACACAGCTCCTGCTTTtgaaggaagaaaagaaatttgggATGCGTTAAAAGCTGCAGCTTATGCTGCAGAAACCAATGATTATGCTCTTGCACAGGCAATTATTGATGGCGCCAATATATCATTACCTACTGGTACATTAATGGACTGCTATGATGAGTTAGGAAATAGGTACCAATTGCCTGTTTACTGTTTAAGTGTTCCAGCAAATTTGGTTGAAGATAGCAATGAATCAGAATCTCCAGCTGCTGAAAGTGAGCCTTGGAGTGAAGGAGGTGAAGAAATTGCTGTTAAATTTAGACTTTCAACTAGTGGTAAAGACACCAAACTAGTTATTCGAACTGGGGAATCTGTattaatgagcaaaaaaagacTACAATTAGTGGAAGGAGTTGATCCATCAAGACAGCGTTGGTATTTTGGGGGGCGTCTTTTGCATGATAAAATGAAAATTGAGGAAGCAAAACTACAAAATGGATTTGTTGTCCAAGTTGTTGTAGCACAACTAAGTACGCCTGTTGGTGACCATTGA